One Campylobacter sp. RM16192 genomic region harbors:
- a CDS encoding c-type cytochrome yields the protein MKKLLIVSGVAALLTCGLFAADGATLYKKCVACHGPKAEKSFLNKVPVLTTLKKEEMVEALKAYKAGTLNKFKSAAMMKPIVGPMSEADIEAVSEYITTLK from the coding sequence ATGAAAAAATTACTTATAGTTTCTGGTGTTGCTGCTTTATTAACCTGTGGCCTTTTTGCAGCTGACGGTGCTACACTTTATAAAAAATGCGTAGCATGCCACGGACCTAAAGCTGAAAAATCTTTCTTAAATAAAGTTCCAGTTCTTACAACTCTAAAGAAAGAAGAGATGGTAGAAGCGCTAAAAGCATATAAAGCAGGCACTCTAAATAAATTTAAATCTGCTGCCATGATGAAGCCGATAGTAGGCCCTATGAGCGAAGCTGATATAGAAGCTGTTTCTGAGTATATTACAACTTTAAAATAA
- the nusA gene encoding transcription termination factor NusA: MERIVDIIESIANEKGLEIEDVKERVKRAIVNTAKRIYGENYEYDVTIDNTTKSLRLYQKITIVADDDERLQEDNEHFLSLKEAKKIDSGVEIGDELTYELNTDNLGRTAAQTLYKELEYHIQRLLEEKIFQKYQEMIGHMVFGTVTRVDNDENTFIEIDEIRAVMPRKNRIKGEKFKVGNVVKAVIKGVYIDKSQGIKVELSRTSPKFLEALLKAEVPEIKDGLVLVAASARIPGERAKVALISTTPNVDPVGATVGTKGVRINAVTKELNGENIDAIEFSSEPTILITRAMAPAIISSVKIVDEKKAVVSIATEQKSKAIGKSGINIRLASMLSGFEIELVEIGGAKIGNSNDDTMKDLKALFGDL; encoded by the coding sequence ATGGAGAGAATAGTAGATATTATAGAGTCGATTGCTAATGAAAAAGGCTTAGAGATAGAAGATGTAAAAGAGCGTGTTAAAAGGGCTATCGTAAATACTGCAAAGCGTATTTATGGCGAAAATTATGAATATGACGTTACTATAGACAATACGACTAAATCTTTACGTTTATATCAAAAAATCACTATAGTTGCAGATGATGATGAGAGATTGCAGGAGGATAATGAGCACTTTTTAAGTCTTAAAGAGGCTAAAAAAATAGATAGTGGAGTAGAGATCGGAGATGAGCTTACTTATGAGCTAAATACCGATAATCTAGGTAGAACAGCCGCTCAAACTCTCTATAAAGAGCTTGAATATCATATACAAAGATTACTTGAAGAGAAGATTTTCCAAAAATATCAAGAGATGATAGGTCATATGGTCTTTGGAACTGTGACTAGGGTCGATAATGATGAAAATACTTTTATAGAGATTGATGAAATTCGCGCGGTAATGCCTCGTAAAAATAGAATAAAGGGTGAGAAATTTAAAGTAGGAAACGTCGTAAAAGCGGTAATCAAGGGTGTGTATATAGATAAATCTCAGGGTATTAAAGTGGAGCTTAGCAGAACTTCTCCAAAATTTCTCGAAGCTCTTTTAAAGGCCGAAGTTCCAGAGATAAAAGATGGTCTTGTGCTAGTCGCTGCAAGCGCTAGAATTCCGGGCGAGAGAGCCAAAGTAGCGCTTATCTCAACCACTCCAAACGTAGATCCTGTTGGTGCTACGGTCGGTACAAAAGGTGTGCGTATAAATGCTGTGACAAAAGAGCTAAATGGAGAAAACATCGATGCTATCGAGTTTTCAAGCGAGCCAACAATATTAATAACTCGTGCAATGGCTCCTGCTATAATTAGTTCTGTTAAAATAGTCGATGAGAAAAAAGCCGTGGTTAGTATCGCGACCGAGCAAAAGAGTAAAGCGATAGGCAAAAGCGGTATAAATATACGCTTAGCAAGTATGCTTAGTGGCTTTGAAATTGAGCTTGTAGAGATCGGAGGAGCCAAGATAGGCAACTCAAATGATGATACTATGAAAGACCTAAAGGCTCTCTTTGGAGATCTATAA
- a CDS encoding D-glycero-alpha-D-manno-heptose-1,7-bisphosphate 7-phosphatase — protein MNNTNFQKALFLDRDGVINEDFGYVYDIDNFIFKPDIFNDVKNFVNNGFIIVVVTNQSGIGRGYYTLEQFNRLSEFMLREFKKNSINISKICFCPHAPEADCECRKPKPKMITDAAKELNIDLKKSIMIGDKDSDIKAAETAGVGMSFMLDGVIFKSVGDVFKSLKDKEI, from the coding sequence ATGAATAATACAAATTTTCAAAAAGCCCTATTTTTGGATCGCGACGGCGTTATTAATGAAGATTTTGGATATGTTTATGATATTGATAACTTTATATTTAAACCAGATATTTTTAATGATGTCAAAAACTTTGTAAATAACGGATTTATCATTGTTGTAGTCACTAATCAATCAGGAATTGGGAGAGGATATTATACATTAGAGCAGTTTAATAGGCTTAGTGAATTTATGCTGCGCGAATTTAAGAAAAATAGTATTAATATTTCTAAAATTTGTTTTTGTCCTCATGCTCCAGAGGCTGATTGTGAGTGCAGAAAACCAAAGCCAAAGATGATTACAGATGCCGCAAAAGAGCTAAATATAGATCTTAAAAAATCAATCATGATAGGCGATAAGGATAGTGATATAAAGGCTGCAGAGACGGCTGGAGTCGGTATGAGCTTTATGCTTGATGGAGTGATATTTAAAAGTGTGGGCGATGTTTTTAAGAGTTTAAAAGATAAGGAAATTTAA
- a CDS encoding c-type cytochrome, with amino-acid sequence MKKIIFFVTAIALGSSLYAADGAEIYKKCNACHGQYADAKYANKVPPLVSVSKEDRLKALEGYKAGTANLYGMGGVMKAQMMKLSMDDIKAVNDFIETLK; translated from the coding sequence ATGAAAAAGATTATCTTTTTTGTAACTGCCATTGCTTTGGGCTCATCTTTATATGCAGCTGACGGTGCTGAAATTTATAAAAAATGTAACGCCTGTCATGGACAATATGCTGATGCAAAATATGCGAATAAAGTTCCACCGCTTGTCTCTGTATCCAAAGAGGATCGCTTAAAAGCACTTGAAGGCTACAAAGCTGGTACAGCAAACCTATATGGTATGGGTGGCGTAATGAAAGCTCAGATGATGAAATTGAGCATGGACGATATAAAAGCTGTCAATGACTTTATTGAAACTTTAAAATAA
- a CDS encoding HP0268 family nuclease, giving the protein MELKLARNEIDAKPKTISIDKIEAAVNKDGQKIFYFDKENSHKQLIALIEYFEEKGLSVYHRTVKYGLDENDYMYEVHIL; this is encoded by the coding sequence ATGGAGTTAAAACTAGCCAGAAACGAGATTGACGCCAAACCTAAAACGATATCAATTGATAAAATTGAAGCTGCCGTAAATAAAGACGGGCAAAAAATTTTCTATTTCGACAAAGAAAATAGCCATAAGCAGCTAATTGCTCTAATAGAATATTTTGAAGAAAAAGGACTAAGTGTATATCACAGAACCGTTAAATACGGACTTGATGAGAATGACTACATGTATGAGGTTCATATTCTTTGA
- a CDS encoding DNA polymerase III subunit gamma/tau, which yields MLQALALRYRPRNFDELIGQESVSKSLTHALSENRLTHAYLFSGLRGSGKTSSARIFSKALVCEHGPTAKPCEKCVHCEMANESRHIDIIEMDAASHRKIDDIRELIEQTKYAPASARFKIFIIDEVHMLTKEAFNALLKTLEEPPSYVKFILATTDPLKLPATVLSRTQHFRFKQISKQNIIKHLEYILSKESVEYESEAIEILARSGSGSLRDTLTLLDQAIVYSHANITQSVVADMLGLLDPARIEEIMQVVMSGNRAAMSSLVSELESYDGEMIIDELIANLKENFLGGNSKYSLLLYERFFRILSEAKGMLSVSSDNGFVLSIMLFMMMEAINLKPIDDMIGNFEIKEQSLNLSAHTAKQPQKAQVNAPAKVVAKSPYELFLDKIYDRDYTLGECFKECIEFLEFKDNCLSLSSNASGANQEKLRSSSKVIMEILRTNFGPDAKIKIAPKEVQPQIDDKNEANLNDSDTTTIKPETEQNSNLAQPSQEARSNFKPYLGDKRDNTEDFTTSYSLKFQTDSGIVVDDMALLDMELEKIEGQSKEVSKPSEISEVKVKIGETAVIKPETSESKSPEELQNAKNQAILKEANRLFGEPEILSLG from the coding sequence GTGTTGCAAGCACTCGCACTTAGATATCGCCCGCGAAATTTCGATGAGCTAATAGGACAAGAATCAGTAAGCAAAAGCCTAACTCACGCACTTAGCGAAAATCGCCTAACGCATGCGTATCTCTTCTCCGGGCTTCGCGGAAGCGGCAAGACCTCAAGCGCTAGAATCTTCTCAAAAGCCCTAGTGTGCGAGCATGGACCTACTGCGAAACCTTGCGAAAAGTGTGTGCATTGCGAGATGGCAAACGAATCTCGCCATATCGACATCATCGAGATGGATGCAGCAAGCCACCGAAAGATCGACGATATAAGAGAGCTTATTGAGCAGACTAAATACGCTCCAGCCTCAGCTAGGTTTAAAATTTTTATTATCGATGAAGTTCATATGCTTACAAAAGAGGCGTTTAACGCGCTTTTAAAGACGCTTGAAGAGCCTCCTAGCTATGTGAAATTTATCCTTGCGACGACCGATCCGCTAAAGCTCCCTGCTACGGTGCTTTCGCGCACTCAGCATTTTAGATTTAAGCAAATTTCAAAACAAAACATCATCAAACACCTTGAATACATCCTAAGCAAAGAGAGTGTGGAGTATGAGAGTGAGGCTATCGAAATTCTCGCTCGCAGCGGCTCCGGTTCGCTTCGTGATACGCTTACTTTGCTTGATCAAGCTATTGTGTATTCGCATGCAAATATCACTCAAAGCGTGGTTGCTGATATGCTTGGGCTTTTGGATCCTGCGCGCATTGAAGAGATCATGCAAGTCGTTATGAGTGGCAATAGAGCTGCGATGAGCAGTCTTGTAAGCGAGCTTGAGAGCTATGACGGCGAGATGATAATCGATGAGCTAATCGCAAATTTAAAAGAGAATTTTCTTGGAGGAAACAGTAAGTATTCGCTGCTTTTATACGAGAGATTTTTTAGAATTTTATCCGAAGCCAAGGGCATGCTAAGCGTAAGTAGCGATAATGGCTTTGTGCTTAGTATCATGCTTTTTATGATGATGGAGGCGATAAATTTAAAACCGATTGATGATATGATAGGAAATTTTGAGATAAAAGAGCAGAGCTTAAATTTAAGCGCACATACTGCTAAGCAGCCTCAAAAAGCCCAAGTAAATGCACCTGCTAAAGTAGTGGCAAAGAGCCCGTATGAGCTATTTTTGGACAAGATTTACGATAGAGATTATACTCTTGGGGAGTGCTTTAAAGAGTGCATCGAATTTTTGGAGTTTAAAGATAACTGCCTTAGCCTTTCTTCAAACGCAAGCGGGGCAAATCAGGAAAAATTGCGCTCCAGCTCAAAAGTGATAATGGAAATTTTGCGTACAAATTTTGGCCCGGATGCAAAGATCAAGATCGCTCCAAAAGAAGTTCAGCCTCAAATTGACGATAAAAACGAAGCAAATTTAAATGATAGTGACACAACTACGATCAAGCCTGAAACAGAGCAAAATTCAAATTTAGCCCAGCCCAGCCAAGAAGCTCGGTCAAATTTTAAGCCTTATCTTGGCGATAAAAGAGATAATACCGAGGATTTTACAACCTCTTATTCGCTTAAATTTCAGACGGATTCGGGTATAGTGGTTGATGATATGGCTTTGCTTGATATGGAACTTGAAAAGATAGAGGGGCAAAGCAAGGAAGTAAGTAAACCTAGCGAAATTTCCGAAGTCAAAGTTAAGATAGGCGAAACTGCCGTTATCAAGCCTGAAACGAGTGAGTCAAAATCTCCCGAAGAGTTGCAAAACGCTAAAAATCAAGCGATATTAAAAGAGGCAAATAGGCTTTTTGGCGAACCTGAAATTTTAAGCTTAGGTTAA
- the rho gene encoding transcription termination factor Rho — MENSTNQNGVNQPNSENTKTSRKYQNSRTHIPVDGHKIEELRTLSLEELVQIANGVGVENPREFRRQDLIFEILKTQTKQGGFILFTGILEITNEGYGFLRSVDANLSDSSNDAYVSNSQIRKFALRVGDIVTGQVREPKDQEKYYALLKIEAVNYMPLAEAKERPLFDNLTPLFPTQKLHLEYDAMKLTGRVLDLFTPIGKGQRGLIVAPPRSGKTELMKELAHGIARNHPEAHLMVLLVDERPEEVTDMQRCVKGEVFSSTFDLPALNHVRVAELVIEKAKRLVEMGKDVIILLDSITRLARAYNTVTPPSGKVLTGGVDANALHKPKRFFGAARNIEDGGSLTIVATALIDTGSRMDEVIFEEFKGTGNSEIVLDRNISDRRIYPAINILKSGTRKEELLQKPDELQKIWAIRSAIASMDDVEALKFLYAKMLKTKDNNELLSILND, encoded by the coding sequence ATGGAAAATAGCACAAATCAAAATGGCGTAAACCAGCCAAATTCAGAGAATACAAAAACTTCCAGAAAATATCAAAATTCACGAACTCACATCCCTGTTGACGGACATAAAATCGAAGAACTTCGCACACTAAGCCTAGAAGAGCTTGTACAGATAGCAAACGGCGTAGGTGTGGAAAACCCGCGCGAATTTCGCAGACAAGATTTGATATTTGAAATTTTAAAAACACAGACCAAGCAAGGCGGCTTCATCCTATTTACGGGAATTTTAGAGATCACAAACGAGGGTTATGGATTTTTACGCTCGGTCGATGCAAATTTAAGCGACAGCTCTAACGACGCTTACGTTTCAAACTCTCAAATTCGCAAATTTGCCCTTCGTGTGGGCGACATCGTAACCGGTCAAGTTAGAGAGCCAAAAGATCAAGAAAAGTACTACGCTCTGCTTAAAATCGAAGCGGTTAACTACATGCCTTTAGCAGAAGCCAAAGAAAGACCTCTTTTTGATAACTTAACTCCGCTGTTTCCTACACAAAAGCTTCATCTTGAATATGATGCAATGAAACTTACTGGCCGCGTGCTTGATCTATTTACTCCTATCGGAAAGGGGCAGCGCGGACTTATCGTCGCACCTCCAAGAAGCGGTAAAACAGAGCTTATGAAAGAGCTTGCTCACGGTATCGCAAGAAACCATCCCGAAGCGCACCTCATGGTGCTTTTGGTTGATGAGCGCCCTGAAGAGGTTACCGATATGCAGCGCTGCGTGAAAGGTGAAGTGTTTAGCTCGACTTTTGATCTTCCTGCACTTAATCACGTGCGAGTTGCCGAGCTCGTTATCGAAAAGGCAAAACGTCTTGTTGAAATGGGCAAGGACGTCATCATCTTGCTTGATAGCATAACTCGTCTTGCGCGTGCTTACAACACCGTAACTCCGCCAAGCGGCAAGGTGCTAACGGGCGGCGTTGATGCAAACGCACTTCATAAGCCAAAACGCTTTTTTGGAGCGGCTAGAAATATCGAAGACGGCGGAAGCTTGACCATCGTCGCAACAGCGCTTATTGACACGGGCTCAAGGATGGATGAGGTTATATTTGAGGAGTTTAAAGGCACGGGAAATAGCGAAATCGTGCTTGATCGCAACATCTCAGACCGCAGAATTTATCCAGCTATCAACATCCTAAAATCAGGCACAAGAAAAGAAGAGCTTCTTCAAAAGCCTGACGAACTTCAAAAAATTTGGGCTATACGCTCTGCGATCGCTTCTATGGACGACGTAGAAGCGCTTAAATTCCTATATGCAAAGATGCTAAAAACAAAAGACAACAACGAGCTTTTATCGATACTAAATGATTAA
- the ccoS gene encoding cbb3-type cytochrome oxidase assembly protein CcoS: MSTEIIAMMIGISTLLGAFGLVALLWGIKTKQFEDYRKFLDGTKYDDEDALNDAYNMEQKQKEAAKKGYRPPD; encoded by the coding sequence ATGAGCACAGAAATAATAGCTATGATGATAGGGATTTCGACTCTGCTCGGAGCTTTTGGCTTGGTAGCTCTACTTTGGGGGATAAAGACTAAGCAATTTGAAGATTATCGTAAATTTTTAGACGGAACAAAATATGATGATGAAGATGCTTTGAACGATGCATATAATATGGAGCAAAAACAAAAAGAGGCGGCCAAAAAAGGCTATAGGCCACCTGATTGA
- a CDS encoding cation diffusion facilitator family transporter, whose product MMQFKDGEREKKIIKTAFIGIVTNVILASIKIFIALASNSVAIISDAVNNLSDAFSSLITIFGSKLAQKLPDESHPYGYGRVEYIGGLIVSIIVLMLGFEFLKTSIENIIEPVTTTFTPALLTILFIAIFVKFAIAFYYKKIGNLTKSIALKAVGQEALGDAIISCVILVSAGLSYFANIQVDGYAGALASLFIIYNGVILIKETFDRIIGGRVEKEVSDEIYKAVKECEIVLDAYDLILHNYGVERYVGSINVEVDEHMKISEISQRLNELQIEIYRKYRIYLVFGIYSVNLGQNDTKECVKNLLSEFKSILNLHAFFINTAKKTVRFDVVVSFKERNLDELRSKMEGIVSAQFPGYKIFIVIDREFA is encoded by the coding sequence ATGATGCAATTTAAAGATGGCGAGCGCGAAAAAAAGATAATAAAAACAGCGTTTATCGGTATAGTGACAAATGTTATTTTAGCAAGTATTAAAATTTTTATAGCACTTGCTTCAAATTCTGTCGCCATCATCTCTGATGCGGTAAATAACCTAAGCGACGCATTTTCAAGTTTGATAACGATCTTTGGCTCCAAGCTTGCTCAAAAGCTGCCTGACGAGAGCCACCCATACGGCTACGGAAGGGTTGAATATATCGGAGGACTTATAGTCTCTATCATAGTTTTGATGCTTGGTTTTGAGTTTTTAAAAACCTCGATAGAAAACATCATAGAACCCGTTACTACGACCTTTACACCGGCACTTTTAACGATACTTTTTATAGCTATATTTGTAAAATTTGCTATCGCGTTTTATTACAAAAAGATAGGAAATTTAACCAAATCTATAGCCTTAAAAGCTGTTGGGCAAGAGGCATTGGGAGATGCGATCATCTCTTGCGTGATACTAGTTAGTGCGGGGCTTTCATACTTTGCAAATATCCAAGTTGACGGCTATGCAGGCGCTTTGGCTTCGCTTTTTATCATATATAACGGCGTGATTTTGATTAAAGAGACTTTTGATAGGATCATAGGCGGGCGAGTGGAAAAAGAAGTAAGCGATGAAATTTATAAAGCCGTTAAAGAGTGCGAGATAGTGCTTGACGCGTATGATCTCATCCTTCACAACTACGGTGTTGAGCGCTATGTGGGCTCTATAAACGTTGAAGTTGATGAGCATATGAAAATTTCAGAAATTTCTCAGCGATTAAATGAGCTTCAGATAGAAATTTACCGCAAATACAGAATCTATCTTGTGTTTGGAATTTATAGCGTAAATTTAGGGCAAAACGACACGAAAGAGTGCGTGAAAAACTTGCTAAGTGAGTTTAAAAGCATACTAAATTTGCACGCATTTTTTATAAATACCGCTAAAAAAACGGTTAGATTTGACGTCGTCGTTAGCTTTAAGGAGCGAAATTTAGACGAGCTTAGAAGCAAGATGGAAGGTATCGTTTCGGCGCAGTTTCCAGGATATAAAATTTTTATCGTTATTGATAGAGAGTTTGCTTAA
- a CDS encoding heavy metal translocating P-type ATPase — MAQIKCSHCHQSFDENVMIEDDGHKFCCNGCKNVFKFLQNNGFSEFYTHLGKNILEPVKESGANENFGEQYQNYIKNENGFSKISLVIKGIHCTACIWLNEKVLFNTPGILEANINALNHKATIAWDEREISLNQILKLIRSIGYDAYAYDPSKQEEHITTRRREFYAKLIVGIFGTMNIMWLAVAQYGGYFTGMQEDIKGVLNFAEFVLASVVLFYTGSDFFKGALAAIKNRAQNMDLLIVSGSLMAYIFSIYSMFSRSGEVYFDSVAMIITFVFIGKYLEVLSKKRACDTLDGLNSMIANKVSVKINGKIELKNVNDVAIGEIVVIKPGEMVLIDGVIVNGSASFDYSSLTGESVAIFKEERSEISSGAICLDGLVEYNTNVKFSDSTLNKIIILLENATTKKPYIEKLANEISGKFSSVIMILSLLTFIFWFLQEGSFEHALIVSISVIIIACPCALALATPVSTLVGLTAGFKNGILFKEARILEVLAKCDTVVFDKTGTLTEGRPSVHKFDSFFKFDQNLLYSLLKSSSHPVSNGVCEFLKSKFSKLKILNLTNVKSIQAKGVSAQFNDIKIHGGSEKFMRELGFSIDETSEKTNYFFAIDGKIAAKFELIDSIRSEAKECVSILKDIGIGVMMLSGDNEFTAKSVSNELGIDKFKSGCLPDEKAKFVEELVKNGKKVVMVGDGINDSIALSLANVAVCMGSGADVSLKRSDVVLLNDNLKLLTQAVKLSRHTFKIVKQNLAISLIYNALTIPLAMAGYVAPVIAAISMSASSILVVANAMRIKR; from the coding sequence ATGGCTCAAATAAAATGCTCTCATTGTCACCAAAGCTTCGATGAAAACGTAATGATAGAGGACGATGGGCATAAATTTTGCTGTAATGGCTGTAAAAATGTCTTTAAATTTCTTCAAAATAACGGTTTTAGCGAGTTTTATACACATCTTGGAAAAAATATCTTAGAGCCCGTAAAAGAGTCCGGTGCAAATGAAAATTTTGGCGAACAGTATCAAAACTATATAAAAAATGAGAACGGATTTAGCAAAATTTCGCTTGTTATCAAAGGGATTCATTGCACTGCTTGTATTTGGTTAAATGAGAAAGTTTTATTTAATACTCCCGGTATTTTAGAGGCTAATATAAATGCTTTAAATCATAAAGCAACGATAGCGTGGGATGAGCGTGAGATAAGTTTAAATCAAATTTTAAAGCTAATTAGATCTATTGGTTATGACGCATACGCTTATGATCCTAGCAAGCAAGAAGAGCATATCACGACTAGGAGACGCGAGTTTTATGCGAAGCTTATAGTTGGAATTTTTGGCACTATGAATATCATGTGGCTTGCTGTGGCTCAATATGGCGGATATTTTACCGGCATGCAAGAGGATATAAAGGGAGTTTTAAATTTTGCCGAATTTGTGTTAGCTAGCGTAGTGTTATTTTATACCGGAAGTGATTTTTTCAAAGGTGCTCTTGCCGCTATAAAAAATAGAGCTCAAAATATGGACTTGCTGATTGTTTCAGGCTCTCTTATGGCATATATATTCTCAATTTACTCTATGTTTTCAAGGAGTGGCGAGGTTTATTTTGATTCCGTTGCAATGATAATCACATTTGTATTTATCGGAAAATATCTAGAGGTTTTGAGTAAAAAACGCGCTTGTGATACTCTTGATGGCTTAAATTCGATGATTGCCAATAAGGTTAGCGTAAAAATTAATGGAAAAATAGAGCTAAAAAACGTAAACGATGTAGCTATAGGCGAAATTGTTGTAATAAAACCTGGCGAAATGGTCTTGATAGACGGAGTTATAGTAAATGGATCGGCAAGTTTTGATTATTCTAGCTTGACCGGCGAGAGTGTGGCTATATTTAAAGAAGAAAGAAGCGAAATAAGTAGCGGTGCTATATGCTTAGATGGGCTTGTAGAGTATAACACGAATGTAAAATTTAGCGATTCGACTCTCAATAAGATCATAATTTTATTGGAAAATGCAACTACTAAAAAGCCATATATCGAGAAGCTTGCCAATGAAATTTCTGGTAAATTTTCAAGTGTTATAATGATTCTTAGCCTGCTTACATTTATATTTTGGTTTTTACAAGAAGGCTCTTTTGAGCACGCTTTGATTGTCTCTATTTCGGTTATTATTATAGCTTGCCCATGCGCTTTGGCGCTGGCTACTCCTGTTAGCACTCTTGTTGGGCTTACTGCAGGATTTAAAAATGGAATACTTTTTAAAGAGGCTAGGATCCTAGAAGTTCTTGCAAAGTGCGATACAGTGGTATTTGATAAGACTGGCACCTTAACCGAAGGTAGACCTAGCGTGCATAAATTTGATAGTTTTTTTAAATTTGATCAAAATTTGCTCTATTCTCTTCTTAAAAGCTCGTCTCATCCCGTTAGTAACGGAGTTTGTGAATTTTTAAAAAGTAAATTTAGTAAGCTTAAAATTTTAAATTTAACCAATGTAAAAAGTATTCAAGCAAAGGGTGTAAGCGCACAATTTAACGATATAAAGATTCATGGAGGTAGTGAGAAATTTATGCGTGAACTAGGCTTTAGTATAGATGAAACAAGCGAAAAAACCAACTATTTTTTTGCTATAGATGGTAAAATCGCTGCCAAATTTGAGCTGATAGACTCGATAAGAAGCGAAGCTAAAGAGTGTGTAAGTATATTAAAAGATATAGGAATCGGAGTTATGATGCTAAGCGGAGATAATGAATTTACAGCTAAAAGCGTATCAAACGAGCTTGGCATAGATAAATTTAAGTCTGGATGTTTACCTGATGAGAAAGCAAAATTTGTAGAAGAGCTTGTAAAAAACGGCAAAAAAGTTGTGATGGTGGGCGATGGGATAAACGACTCAATAGCGCTTAGTCTTGCAAATGTTGCCGTGTGTATGGGAAGTGGCGCAGATGTGAGCTTAAAAAGAAGCGATGTCGTACTATTAAATGATAATTTAAAACTTTTAACACAGGCTGTGAAGCTATCTCGTCATACATTTAAAATAGTTAAACAAAATTTAGCCATATCTTTAATCTATAATGCGCTTACGATACCTCTTGCTATGGCTGGATATGTCGCACCTGTAATAGCAGCCATCTCTATGTCGGCTAGCTCTATTTTAGTTGTGGCAAATGCAATGAGGATAAAAAGATGA